The Calditerrivibrio nitroreducens DSM 19672 genome window below encodes:
- the dapF gene encoding diaminopimelate epimerase, producing MDGVSFWKMSGSGNDFIIIDNRTLFIDKTDFRNTVAKICKRSMSVGADGVILIEPSNKVDFKWDFYNSDGSTAEMCGNGSRCAARFCYENGIAGKQMKFESLAGIIEAEITGCSSVKVKLTRPSDLKLNIDIPLTDLTLNGSFVNTGVPHIAIEVDDIYNFDVKKYGREIRFHKLFSPKGTNVNFYKILPDKTVKIRTYERGVEDETLACGTGSAAVAFILHKKSILKSPVELITTGGMKLIIHIDVDDNVYLEGEARLVYKGTLTEESYKY from the coding sequence ATGGATGGTGTATCTTTCTGGAAGATGAGTGGGAGTGGCAATGACTTTATAATAATTGATAATAGAACTCTTTTTATTGATAAAACTGATTTTAGAAATACAGTTGCAAAGATATGCAAACGCTCCATGTCAGTGGGTGCCGATGGTGTGATCCTGATAGAGCCATCTAACAAAGTTGACTTCAAATGGGATTTTTATAATTCTGATGGCTCCACAGCAGAAATGTGTGGTAATGGCTCCCGTTGCGCCGCAAGATTTTGCTATGAAAATGGTATTGCAGGCAAACAGATGAAATTTGAATCCCTTGCGGGTATTATTGAAGCTGAAATTACCGGCTGCTCGTCCGTTAAAGTAAAGCTCACCAGACCATCAGATTTAAAACTAAATATTGATATCCCTTTAACTGATTTAACACTAAATGGATCATTTGTAAATACAGGTGTCCCCCATATAGCTATAGAGGTGGATGATATATATAATTTCGATGTAAAAAAATATGGTAGGGAGATAAGGTTTCACAAACTCTTTTCCCCAAAAGGAACAAACGTCAATTTCTATAAGATACTCCCTGATAAAACAGTAAAAATAAGGACTTATGAAAGAGGTGTAGAAGATGAAACACTTGCCTGCGGGACAGGATCTGCAGCTGTGGCATTCATCTTACACAAAAAATCTATCCTTAAATCGCCTGTGGAGCTAATCACAACAGGCGGTATGAAGTTGATAATACATATCGACGTTGATGATAATGTATATCTCGAAGGTGAAGCAAGATTAGTATACAAAGGAACATTAACGGAAGAATCTTATAAATATTAA
- a CDS encoding sigma-54-dependent transcriptional regulator, producing MNKKILIVDDDDNMRTAVETTLRRMGIDVTTAENGKEGLDYATNDHFDLIISDMRMPVMDGETMFKMLKSAGVTTKVCFITAYGTVDSAVKLIKEGAFDYILKPFAPEVIEELVKRAFEIEDLIPEVDENRTVFKSPYMSQIFSIAKDVAESEATVLITGESGTGKEVLARFIHENSKRKGDFVAINCAAIPESLIESELFGYERGAFTGAINRKEGKFELANGGTLLLDEIGEIPINLQAKLLRVLQEKEIERLGGTKKQKVDVRIIATTNRNLREEVKNGNFREDLFYRLNVINIEIPPLRERKEDIEPLALFFIDKYCNLNKKPQKKLSREALDLLKSYDWPGNVRELEHTIERAVILSKDQYITPLNLFLHGISLNSYKEYINNKDKIEITEIVNSETTDEDKPIKISAGMTIAEMERELILNTLRETKGNRTKAAELLGITVRTLRNKLHEYREQGIQVDEYLEE from the coding sequence ATGAATAAAAAGATCTTAATCGTGGATGATGACGATAATATGCGAACGGCAGTTGAGACAACCCTCCGAAGGATGGGTATTGATGTAACCACCGCAGAAAATGGCAAAGAGGGGCTCGATTACGCAACTAATGATCATTTCGATCTCATCATCAGCGATATGAGAATGCCTGTTATGGATGGAGAAACGATGTTTAAAATGTTAAAATCAGCAGGAGTAACCACAAAAGTCTGTTTCATAACCGCTTACGGCACAGTCGACTCCGCTGTGAAATTAATAAAAGAAGGAGCCTTTGATTATATATTAAAACCTTTTGCTCCTGAAGTAATAGAAGAGCTGGTAAAAAGAGCCTTTGAAATTGAAGATCTTATTCCGGAAGTGGACGAAAATAGGACAGTATTTAAAAGTCCTTACATGAGTCAAATATTTTCCATAGCAAAAGATGTTGCAGAAAGTGAGGCTACCGTTTTGATCACCGGGGAATCGGGTACCGGTAAAGAGGTTCTGGCAAGGTTTATACACGAAAATAGCAAAAGAAAAGGGGACTTTGTGGCGATAAACTGTGCAGCTATACCCGAATCTCTCATTGAGAGTGAGCTATTTGGATATGAAAGGGGTGCTTTTACCGGTGCTATAAACAGAAAAGAGGGTAAATTTGAGCTGGCAAATGGGGGAACCCTTCTTCTTGATGAAATCGGAGAGATACCGATAAATCTTCAGGCAAAACTTCTAAGAGTACTCCAGGAGAAGGAGATTGAACGGCTGGGCGGCACAAAAAAACAGAAGGTGGATGTAAGAATAATAGCCACAACCAACCGAAATCTCAGGGAAGAAGTAAAAAATGGAAACTTCAGAGAGGATCTATTCTACAGACTAAACGTAATAAACATAGAGATACCCCCATTGAGGGAAAGGAAAGAGGATATAGAGCCCCTCGCGCTATTTTTTATAGATAAATACTGCAATTTAAATAAGAAGCCACAAAAAAAGTTGTCAAGAGAAGCCCTTGACCTTTTAAAAAGCTACGATTGGCCAGGAAACGTCAGAGAATTGGAACACACAATCGAGAGGGCAGTTATTTTATCAAAGGATCAGTATATAACACCCCTAAACCTTTTTCTTCATGGAATAAGCTTAAATAGTTATAAGGAATATATCAATAACAAAGATAAGATAGAGATTACAGAAATTGTCAATTCAGAAACAACCGATGAAGATAAACCGATAAAGATATCTGCAGGTATGACAATAGCAGAAATGGAGAGGGAACTTATCCTCAATACTCTAAGGGAAACCAAAGGAAATAGAACTAAAGCTGCAGAGCTATTGGGTATTACAGTAAGGACGCTAAGAAATAAACTGCATGAATACAGAGAGCAAGGGATACAGGTGGATGAATATTTAGAGGAGTAA
- a CDS encoding tetratricopeptide repeat protein — MIKLPFKIFILLLVFTSAMASSGEILIKESSNVSEIILKIPPSYVEDYTYKGDTAIIKFNKKFNLNLKDFNKKVLKEITKNGNSLVVKANPWSSIFVAKEQDQIRIVIANNPKGKIDINVNTTAAIPVEDQTYKNEESEKLLTQLKNKFKDKDYEAVITLADKLIEKNPLDKYGEEALFIQGLSYLELGKESDKALFSAASTFDEFIRKFPRSKLLPEAMLKSAETKEKLGFKNEAIFVYQEMIKNVKDEKYLNIAYTKIGELFSELGQPDKALKYFTDYLQKTKPENSPIYGYVGSIYAQKGDFEKASDFFSKYKPKKIDEITPSTLYWMAVTYEHKGDEDAALKLFTTFYNKYQDNNYTDMAMYKSGEILLKKGKNDIALDILKDAKNKFPQKKGGLLAAIKIAELTLSSKDPEYWSIFLSDAMKNDTDVNISMKATQLYIQSLLNSKRYKEGLIEIDKFINKFPDTTDSKRFLGKKEEIIFNLASEYFGKGDMAQASTYIDRLINEFPKTKYLAEALKLKEEMEYSRIKSLYDNKKYADALKNIEKYLTSNKNPILRDKWYQLWEDIFFAYINSLKSDPIKFGLNARQFITLFPNSKRVAELKDQITKNLQNEFESILKTNDYYTIIVFYQKNRNDLDRSDKREYYISKVAYALYMVGEKEKSAQLIKSIKLVNDETEFVRYMLNITPNRFNINNYNEDQFQKIISDLRKTNSLKAYQLSLDYSRNKPLGIKSAIDILENMDSADKMVNLDNFLKIIEKQPDNIKKSAYRLYFKSAENVFISKNYQNAIKNYLNYIKYAPKDDPNHPEALYFLGKSYIATGDNDLALKYLTDLTKRFPNNQYATLAKYEIEDIKWKKLKK, encoded by the coding sequence ATGATAAAGTTACCTTTTAAAATCTTTATTTTATTGTTAGTTTTTACATCTGCAATGGCATCTTCCGGCGAAATATTGATAAAGGAAAGTAGCAATGTCAGTGAAATTATTTTAAAAATACCACCATCATATGTGGAAGATTATACTTACAAAGGTGATACTGCAATCATAAAATTCAATAAAAAATTTAATCTAAATCTTAAAGACTTCAACAAAAAAGTGTTAAAAGAGATCACAAAAAATGGTAACAGCCTTGTTGTGAAAGCCAATCCATGGTCTTCTATCTTTGTGGCAAAAGAGCAGGATCAGATAAGAATCGTAATTGCAAACAACCCAAAAGGTAAAATTGATATAAACGTAAATACAACAGCTGCTATCCCAGTGGAAGATCAAACTTATAAAAACGAAGAGTCTGAAAAGCTTTTGACACAATTAAAAAATAAATTCAAAGATAAAGATTATGAAGCAGTCATAACACTTGCAGATAAGCTCATAGAAAAAAATCCTCTTGATAAATATGGAGAAGAAGCCCTTTTTATACAGGGGCTATCATACCTTGAGCTGGGTAAAGAATCGGATAAAGCCCTCTTTTCTGCTGCATCCACCTTTGATGAATTTATCAGAAAGTTCCCCAGATCGAAACTACTTCCGGAAGCAATGCTAAAATCCGCAGAAACAAAGGAGAAGCTTGGTTTTAAAAATGAAGCAATCTTTGTCTATCAGGAGATGATCAAAAACGTAAAAGATGAAAAGTATCTGAATATTGCTTATACAAAAATAGGAGAGCTATTCAGTGAATTGGGACAACCTGACAAAGCTTTAAAATATTTCACCGACTATCTCCAAAAAACAAAACCTGAAAATTCACCCATTTACGGATACGTAGGATCAATATATGCCCAGAAAGGGGATTTTGAAAAAGCTTCTGATTTCTTTTCAAAATATAAGCCCAAAAAGATAGATGAAATAACCCCATCCACCCTTTACTGGATGGCGGTAACTTACGAACATAAAGGTGATGAGGACGCCGCATTAAAACTTTTCACCACATTTTACAATAAATACCAGGATAACAACTACACAGATATGGCTATGTACAAATCAGGAGAGATTCTTCTCAAAAAAGGGAAAAACGATATTGCCCTTGATATCCTGAAGGATGCCAAAAACAAATTCCCACAGAAAAAAGGTGGGCTTCTTGCCGCCATAAAAATAGCAGAGCTGACACTTTCATCAAAAGATCCTGAATACTGGTCTATTTTTCTAAGCGATGCCATGAAAAATGACACAGACGTTAATATATCGATGAAAGCTACACAACTTTACATACAATCCCTTTTGAACAGCAAAAGATATAAAGAAGGCCTTATTGAAATAGATAAATTCATAAATAAATTTCCAGACACCACTGATAGTAAACGCTTTTTAGGAAAAAAAGAAGAGATTATATTTAATCTTGCCAGTGAATATTTTGGTAAAGGAGACATGGCTCAAGCTTCAACCTACATAGACAGGCTGATCAATGAATTTCCCAAAACAAAATACCTTGCGGAAGCACTAAAGTTAAAAGAAGAGATGGAGTATTCAAGGATAAAATCGCTATACGATAACAAGAAGTACGCTGATGCGCTAAAAAACATAGAAAAATATCTAACTTCAAACAAAAATCCTATCCTTAGGGACAAATGGTACCAGCTATGGGAAGATATCTTTTTCGCTTACATAAATAGCTTAAAATCAGATCCTATAAAATTTGGTCTCAATGCTAGACAATTCATCACACTTTTCCCAAACAGTAAGAGGGTGGCGGAATTAAAAGATCAAATAACTAAAAATCTCCAGAATGAATTCGAATCTATTCTGAAAACCAATGATTATTACACTATTATCGTATTCTATCAGAAAAATAGAAATGATTTGGACAGATCCGACAAACGAGAATATTATATATCAAAAGTAGCGTATGCTTTATATATGGTGGGAGAAAAGGAGAAATCAGCTCAGCTTATAAAATCGATAAAATTGGTCAATGATGAAACAGAGTTTGTAAGATACATGCTCAACATTACCCCAAATAGGTTTAATATCAACAACTACAATGAGGATCAATTCCAAAAGATTATTTCTGACCTTAGAAAAACAAACAGCTTGAAAGCCTATCAGCTTTCTTTAGATTACAGCAGAAATAAGCCCCTTGGGATAAAATCTGCCATAGACATTTTAGAAAATATGGATTCTGCGGATAAAATGGTAAATCTGGATAATTTTCTTAAAATTATCGAAAAACAACCGGATAATATAAAAAAATCCGCATACAGGTTATATTTTAAGTCGGCTGAGAATGTATTTATTTCAAAAAATTATCAAAATGCCATCAAAAATTACCTAAACTATATTAAATATGCCCCAAAAGACGATCCAAATCATCCGGAAGCTCTATATTTTTTAGGTAAATCATATATTGCAACAGGTGACAACGATCTTGCCCTCAAATATCTTACAGATCTTACAAAAAGATTCCCAAACAACCAATATGCAACGCTTGCAAAGTATGAGATTGAGGACATAAAATGGAAGAAATTGAAAAAATAG
- a CDS encoding sensor histidine kinase — translation MEEIEKIDQIELLRKAFETFNEATVKLQNSYNQLQEEAERLRKEIEKKNVELKEKTELLDAVMMNATSAIIVTDNNNNIILKNNSASRLLESSSKSFQEKLFGIKNPSVLVIEENEKYYNVSLGKFTLSNKNGYIYIIDDITNIKEIEKEQRRNENLKLMGEMAAGIAHDIRNPLGSIEIFATLLRRDLEGDREKENLLNSIIKGVKTINNTISNILLFTKDIRLNKKNVYIADIVDDVILFMKHLMNDKKIVFQNRIGDNDQIYCDIELIKQVVMNIIHNAIDAVPQGGKITIYSEETSTNSSIFIEDNGPGISPNFIDKIFLPFHSKKAKGTGLGLSIVYKIIKAHNGNIYPISKPGQTIFKITLPKEVK, via the coding sequence ATGGAAGAAATTGAAAAAATAGACCAGATAGAGCTACTCAGAAAAGCATTTGAAACATTTAACGAAGCCACAGTAAAACTACAAAACTCTTACAATCAACTTCAGGAGGAGGCTGAAAGACTCCGAAAGGAAATAGAGAAAAAAAATGTTGAGCTTAAAGAAAAAACAGAGCTTCTGGATGCGGTAATGATGAATGCAACAAGTGCAATAATAGTTACCGATAACAATAACAATATCATATTAAAAAATAACTCCGCCTCCAGACTACTAGAATCTTCATCCAAATCTTTTCAGGAAAAGCTATTTGGCATAAAAAACCCTTCCGTTTTAGTAATTGAAGAGAATGAGAAGTATTACAACGTCAGCCTCGGTAAATTTACACTTTCCAACAAAAACGGCTACATCTACATAATCGATGACATAACGAATATAAAAGAGATAGAAAAGGAGCAGAGGAGAAACGAAAACCTAAAGCTGATGGGGGAAATGGCGGCAGGTATAGCCCACGATATAAGAAACCCCCTGGGCAGTATAGAGATCTTTGCCACCCTTCTCCGTAGAGATTTAGAGGGTGATAGGGAAAAAGAGAATCTCTTAAATTCCATCATCAAGGGTGTAAAAACGATAAACAACACCATCTCAAATATATTACTGTTCACCAAAGATATACGTCTAAATAAAAAAAATGTGTATATAGCGGACATAGTGGATGATGTCATCCTTTTCATGAAACACCTGATGAACGACAAAAAAATCGTATTTCAAAACAGAATCGGAGATAACGATCAGATCTATTGTGATATCGAATTGATAAAGCAGGTGGTAATGAATATTATTCACAACGCTATAGATGCTGTCCCTCAGGGGGGAAAGATAACCATCTATTCTGAAGAAACCTCCACAAATTCATCTATTTTTATAGAGGACAATGGACCAGGAATAAGCCCAAATTTTATCGACAAGATCTTTTTACCCTTCCACTCCAAAAAAGCCAAGGGGACAGGACTTGGGCTTTCAATAGTCTATAAAATAATTAAAGCCCACAATGGTAATATCTATCCCATCAGTAAGCCAGGACAAACGATATTTAAGATAACATTACCCAAAGAGGTGAAATAA